A window of the Isosphaera pallida ATCC 43644 genome harbors these coding sequences:
- a CDS encoding PASTA domain-containing protein, with protein sequence MARIRSRSEKDGGVGRWDVGCRAGWVRLGLIALWAMGWEPGAGAHVFADGPDRRSADRKPLGLGREPVPDLRGEPIDRAVQLGLLSGRKVEVGFWPIPRALWRVELDPRRVGVQFPQPGANGRGGSTVADHATMGVWRFVPAEPQAASVVVPNLMGRPWDQARAEASRVGLAPFGPLPVSSQAKVVAQYPRPGLTVVEGVSILLIPQGESQSDSELPLSPSAAAPVPSPSPVSESLSVPPA encoded by the coding sequence ATGGCTCGGATTCGATCACGCTCGGAGAAGGATGGTGGCGTGGGCCGTTGGGACGTGGGATGTCGGGCCGGATGGGTCCGGCTGGGGTTGATTGCGCTTTGGGCGATGGGATGGGAGCCTGGGGCAGGAGCCCATGTGTTTGCCGATGGGCCGGATCGTCGGTCGGCTGATCGGAAGCCGTTGGGACTGGGACGGGAACCAGTTCCTGACTTGCGGGGCGAGCCGATCGATCGCGCTGTCCAGCTGGGACTGTTGAGCGGTCGCAAGGTCGAGGTGGGGTTTTGGCCGATCCCGCGGGCGTTGTGGCGGGTGGAACTCGACCCGCGCCGGGTGGGGGTTCAGTTTCCCCAACCTGGCGCGAATGGCCGGGGCGGTTCGACGGTGGCCGACCACGCGACGATGGGGGTGTGGCGTTTCGTGCCAGCCGAGCCGCAAGCGGCGTCCGTGGTGGTGCCCAACCTGATGGGGCGTCCTTGGGATCAGGCCCGTGCCGAGGCGTCCCGCGTCGGTTTGGCTCCGTTTGGACCACTCCCTGTTTCGTCACAGGCCAAGGTGGTTGCTCAATACCCTCGGCCTGGTCTGACCGTGGTTGAGGGGGTGTCGATTTTGCTGATCCCCCAGGGCGAGTCTCAATCTGATTCGGAGTTGCCGTTGTCTCCGTCCGCCGCCGCGCCAGTTCCGAGTCCCTCGCCCGTGTCCGAGTCGCTGTCTGTTCCGCCCGCATGA
- a CDS encoding sugar phosphate isomerase/epimerase family protein: protein MLNRRSFLKTAALAGGASLVLSPGRSMAHPFPFSPTLDEPTGAPAAGPIGDFKISLAQWSLHKAIFGKQIDNLDFPKVARERFGIEAVEFVNQFFKDKAGDSAYLKELKTRADDHGVTCVLIMIDGEGDLSAPDDTKRAQAVSNHARWVDAAAALGCRAIRVNTGSNYSATNTETVAAGCGALVEYGKKANIKIICENHGGPSSDPDALVALMKAVNEPEFFGTLPDFGNFPRNPDGTYKIDIYQAIARLMPYAKGVSAKSYDFDANGEETRLDYARLLKIVTDAGYHGYVGIEYEGSRLSEPEGVMATKRLLERLRGAKYTPKA, encoded by the coding sequence ATGCTCAACCGCCGTTCGTTTCTAAAGACCGCCGCGCTGGCTGGCGGCGCGTCGCTGGTACTAAGTCCAGGACGCTCAATGGCCCATCCATTTCCATTCTCGCCGACGCTCGACGAACCGACCGGAGCCCCGGCGGCCGGTCCCATCGGTGATTTCAAAATCTCGCTGGCTCAATGGTCGCTACACAAGGCGATTTTCGGCAAACAGATCGACAATCTCGACTTTCCTAAGGTCGCTCGGGAGCGGTTCGGGATCGAAGCGGTCGAATTCGTCAATCAGTTCTTCAAGGATAAGGCGGGCGACTCCGCCTATTTGAAGGAGCTCAAGACGCGGGCCGACGATCACGGCGTCACCTGCGTTTTGATCATGATCGACGGCGAAGGCGACCTCTCGGCCCCCGACGACACCAAGAGGGCCCAGGCGGTCTCGAACCACGCCCGTTGGGTGGACGCTGCCGCAGCGTTGGGCTGTCGAGCGATTCGGGTCAACACCGGCTCCAACTACTCAGCCACCAACACCGAAACCGTCGCTGCTGGTTGTGGCGCGCTGGTCGAGTACGGCAAAAAGGCCAACATCAAGATCATCTGCGAAAACCACGGCGGCCCCTCCAGCGACCCTGACGCCCTGGTGGCGCTAATGAAGGCGGTTAATGAACCGGAGTTCTTCGGCACCCTGCCCGACTTCGGCAACTTCCCCCGCAACCCGGACGGCACCTACAAGATCGACATCTATCAGGCGATCGCCCGCTTGATGCCCTACGCCAAAGGGGTCTCGGCCAAGAGCTACGACTTCGACGCCAACGGCGAGGAAACCAGACTCGACTACGCCCGCCTCCTCAAGATCGTCACCGACGCCGGCTACCACGGCTACGTCGGCATCGAGTACGAGGGGAGTCGGCTCTCCGAACCTGAGGGCGTCATGGCCACCAAGAGGCTGCTGGAACGGCTCCGAGGTGCCAAGTACACCCCCAAAGCGTGA